The Pantoea eucalypti sequence CCAGGGCGCGCGAAAACGGCTCTGGCTGAAGAGCTGAGATGCGGCATCGCGCAATGGCGGAATTTGTGCGTCGCGCGCAATGCGAATCCCCGCCTGACGTTCCGTCTCTTTAATCGCCAGCGTCAGGTCTGCCTCGCCTTCTGCCAGCTGAAACTGATGCTGCTGCAGCGTATCAATCAGTGCCGTCTCGCTGGCAGCGACTTTCATCTGTATCAGTGCACAGGGATGCCGCAGCGCCTGCTCCAGCGGCGTCTCGCCCTGCGGCTCCAGCCGCACGGTATCAACACCGAAGAATGTGCTCTCCCAGCTAAGGGGATTAATATTGACGTGGACGGGCATGTAATAAATCCAGCAGGTATTGGCCATAGCCAGTTTTTGTCAGCGCTTCACCCGCGGCGCGCAACTGGTCATCGCTGAGCCAGTTGTTACGCCAGGCGATCTCTTCCAGGCAGGCAATTTTAAAGCCCTGACGTTTTTCTACCGTCTGCACAAACATGCTGGCTTCCACCAGGCTGTCGTGTGTCCCGGTATCCAGCCAGGCAAAGCCTCGTCCCAGCAGTTCGACTGTCAGCTCACCGCGCTCCAGATACATCTGGTTGATGGCGGTGATTTCCAGCTCACCCCGCGATGAAGGCTTAACCTGCTTCGCGAATTCGATAACCTGATTGTCATAGAAGTAGAGGCCGGTGACCGCCCAGCGCGATTTCGGCTGCTGTGGCTTCTCTTCAATCGAGATCGCCTTAAAGTTATCGTCAAACTCCACCACACCGAAACGTTCCGGGTCCATAACCTGATAGCCAAACACCGTTGCACCACGATTCTGTTCGACCACTTTCCGCAGCTTGGGGCTGAAGCCCTGACCAAAATAGAGGTTATCACCGAGCACCAGGCAGCAATTGTCATCGCCGATAAAGGATTCGCCGATGATAAAGGCCTGTGCCAGTCCATCGGGACTGGGCTGCACCGCATAGCTGAGGCGAATACCAAATTCACTGCCATCACCCAGCAGGCGTTCAAACTGCGCCCGATCCTCCGGCGTGGTGATCAGCAAAATGTCGCGAATCCCGGCCAGCATCAGCACGGAAAGCGGATAGTAGATCATCGGTTTGTCGTAGACCGGCAGAAGTTGCTTTGATACTGCCCGGGTTATCGGGTGTAACCGCGTGCCCGATCCTCCCGCTAAAATGATGCCTTTCATCGCTGCTCCTTACGCGGGTTTATTGCGATAAGCCGAGGCGTTCACCCTGATAACGACCATCCAGAATGGCCTGCCACCAGGCGGGATTCGCCAGATACCATGCCACGGTTTTACGCATGCCGCTTTCAAAGGTTTCCTGTGGCACCCAGCCAAGTTCATGCGCAATTTTACTGGCATCAATGGCGTAGCGCTGATCGTGACCAGGGCGGTCAGCGACATAGGTAATCAGGTCGCGGTAATGCGCCAGCCCTGCGGGTTTCTGCTCTGCTGCCAGCTCTTCAAGAAGGCTGCAAATCGTCTCGACCACCTCAATATTGCGACGCTCGTTATGACCGCCAATATTATAGGTCTCGCCGGGCTTGCCATAGCTGACCACCTGGTAGAGTGCACGGGCATGATCTTCAACGTAGAGCCAGTCGCGAATCTGCTGCCCGTTACCGTAAACCGGCAAGGCCTTACCGGCCAGCGCATTGATGATGGTCAGCGGGATCAGCTTCTCCGGGAAATGGCACGGGCCGTAGTTGTTTGAGCAGTTGGTGACCAGCGTGGGCAGACCATAGGTTCGTAGCCAGGCACGCACCAGATGGTCGCTGCTGGCCTTGCTGGCGGCGTAAGGACTGCTTGGCGCATAAGGGGTGGTTTCGGTGAAATACGCCTGGCTGTCATGCAGATCGCCAAAGACTTCATCGGTCGAGATATGGTGGAACAGAAAGGCCCTTTTACGCGCGTCATCCAGCGTTTGCCAGTAAGAACGCGCAGCCTCCAGCAACTGCCAGGTCCCGACAATATTGGTTTCGATAAAAGCCGCCGGCCCGTCAATCGAGCGATCAACATGGCTTTCAGCGGCAAGATGCATCACGCAGTCGGCCTGATGACGGGCAAACACCTCATCAAGTGCCGTACGGTCACAGATATCGACCTGCTCAAAACAGAAGCGGTCCGAGTTGGCCACACTGGCGAGTGACG is a genomic window containing:
- the rffG gene encoding dTDP-glucose 4,6-dehydratase yields the protein MKRFLITGGAGFIGSALVRFLIAETEHQVVVVDKLSYAGNLASLASVANSDRFCFEQVDICDRTALDEVFARHQADCVMHLAAESHVDRSIDGPAAFIETNIVGTWQLLEAARSYWQTLDDARKRAFLFHHISTDEVFGDLHDSQAYFTETTPYAPSSPYAASKASSDHLVRAWLRTYGLPTLVTNCSNNYGPCHFPEKLIPLTIINALAGKALPVYGNGQQIRDWLYVEDHARALYQVVSYGKPGETYNIGGHNERRNIEVVETICSLLEELAAEQKPAGLAHYRDLITYVADRPGHDQRYAIDASKIAHELGWVPQETFESGMRKTVAWYLANPAWWQAILDGRYQGERLGLSQ
- the rfbA gene encoding glucose-1-phosphate thymidylyltransferase RfbA; its protein translation is MKGIILAGGSGTRLHPITRAVSKQLLPVYDKPMIYYPLSVLMLAGIRDILLITTPEDRAQFERLLGDGSEFGIRLSYAVQPSPDGLAQAFIIGESFIGDDNCCLVLGDNLYFGQGFSPKLRKVVEQNRGATVFGYQVMDPERFGVVEFDDNFKAISIEEKPQQPKSRWAVTGLYFYDNQVIEFAKQVKPSSRGELEITAINQMYLERGELTVELLGRGFAWLDTGTHDSLVEASMFVQTVEKRQGFKIACLEEIAWRNNWLSDDQLRAAGEALTKTGYGQYLLDLLHARPRQY